CTGAGAGTAAAGCAATTAGAATAAACCTTAATCCTAGGAACAAAGttaattttttgcattttaaacttTTGGGCTATTCCCTGACACTCTATATATGTAAATTGGATTGCTAAACATTGTCATTTGAGCAAAAAGAACTATTTTaagctattgatttttttttattaaaacccaTAATAAAcagacctaaaaaaaaaaaatcacactaacAAAATAAACTAAATATGAAAAGTTGCATTGAAAGGGCATGTTACATTATTCTTAACAGGACCATGTAGAAACATTCCAATGGCAGTgttatcaaaataaaacaaaattacattaaaaagacCCCACAGCCTGGTCACACTTGGGACCTTACCTGTAACTTTGGCTGGTAGGGGTCTTTACTCTTGTACTACATGGCTCATTTACATCAGACATCATATTTGTATACCCTGAGAAATCTGACACTGAAGTCCTTATTCTATGGTCCACTTCTCCATTAGAGTTAGTGATAAAAGTCATTGGCACCCTGCTGCCCAATTTAAATTGAGAACCAAACGCTTGTGCAAAGTTCTCAATCTGGTATGTTGCTCTAGGCTCTACATCCTTCTGGGGATCTATCTGGCTAGCTAACTCCTGAGGTGGAATCTGAAAGCTTGTTGAAGATTCTAAATTTTTCTGTTCCTTCTGGCTACTCAATTTCTGAGATGTAGACTGGTAGTTTGATGAAGTCTCTAAATTTTTCTGTGAATCTATCAGATCATCCAGCTCTTGAGAAGGAGTCAACTGTTGATGAGTAGCCTCCAAAGCAGATAAATAAAAACCTGGTTGAGATCCAAGCAACATCCCAAAAGGAGGCTTTGGCAATGCAGTTGGCAACACTGAGGTAACAGACTGGCTGAAGCCACACTCAAGAGGAGATGTAGTGTATATCTGTTTGTCTTGAAACAAACTGTGGTTATGGAGAGTTGAAGACAAACTAACAAACTGGAAACTGGGTCCAAAAGCAAAACCAGTGCTATTGGTCGTTCTTTCAAAAGCTTGTTGGAGGTATTTAGAGTATTCTTGCAACATGCTTGCCTTATCATTTGAAGCTGTTTGAGAGTTTGGGCTCAAATTTTCTTCTTGAACCATCTCTGAATGTTCTCCCGAGGTGTGCAAGTCTACACGTTGTTCAGTTATACTGAAAGGATCTTCCTTCTGGCCTTCTGACTTGTGAGAGTACTGGTCCAAGAGACTCTGCAAGACTTCATCAGGAATTCCAGACTTGTCATGGCAAGACTTCATTTCAGTATTTAGAGATGTTGAATCAATGAGAGATAATGGGGCTTCATTATCCATAACGCTGACACCTGCAGACTGGATGACAGACTGTTGGGAGGCCATATGTCCAACATTTATAGAAAAGGCACTGTTACTGCTGGCAGTTTGTAAATATcttcttttctttgaaaattgcATGGCATCATCATAATTGCTACTTATTTGACCTGGTTTTCCACCTGCATTTTGGAGAAGACCAATAGCTTCTACACCAGTATTGGTTACTATACCAAGAGAGCCACTTTGTTTCCCAGGCAATGGCTTTTGCCCAATAATATCTGGTAATGGTGACACAAAATTAAGGTAACTTTTGTCTgcattttttctgtttccttttttgaagACCAACTTTGGCACCTTTTTTTGTAATTCTTCCATGCCAGCACCAACTAAGCTACCACTGGAAGACACAACAGGAATCTCTACTGCATAATTCTGCATGGTCATATTACTTGCAACTTGTGATTCAGTTACTTTATTACTAGACTTATGTCCTTTGTTTTCAATGGATatactttttgttttactttttctccTTGAAGAACTTGTACTTCCCTGAGACAACACAGCCAGGCTCCCCATGTTATGATTTGATGATCCAGGTTCCATTCCAGCACCTGCTTTACCTATGGCTTCACCGCATGTTCGTCTGTGCTTCAACAGTCTATCAGTCCTTGAAAAATACTGCTGACAAGTGTCACATTTGTATGGCTTTTCTCCACTATGTGTTCTCTTGTGTCTCTCCATATGGTACTTCTGGATGAATTTCATGCTGCACTGGTCACATCCAAATGGCTTCTCCCTACTGTGGATCTTCTCGTGTCTCTGGAGCAAGTACTTCTGGATGAAACCCATGCTGCACTGGCTGCACTGGAAAGGCCTTTCCCCAGTGTGAATGAGCACATGTCTGCGCAAGTGATAGGAGCTCCTGAAGGCAGCGCTGCAGTGTTCACAGACATGAGGTTTCTGACTTGAGGACAAGATGGCAGCTTCTGTGTCTCCCACCAGTGGGGGTTTGGATGAGGCGCTCTGCTTGCGCTTGGCTTTGATTCCCTGAGATTCTGGCTTTGGCCTCTTTGCCTTCTTGCCATGGGTGTCGTGCTTTGGCTCATCGGAGCCCCCAGGGGTGCTCTCGCTCCTGCCGCTCAGTAACAGGTCCCGGTGGGGATGGTGgtgcaggtggtggaggaggCTTAGGTCCTGAATCACACTCTGGCTggctccttccccactgccactgcccagggctgggtgcctctcctccccagcccctccaaATAGCCCCCCAtagtgctgctgctgttcctcttCGCTGGGTTTCTCCTGCTTGATGCTCACCAGCGACTGGAGGAAGCCCCAGGGGCTCCTCTGCgaggaagaggaagggaaagCCCCAGCCGGCTCCTTCTTGAAAGTCACGTCCTGAGGCGGGGGCGGCGCGGGAGGCTCGGCCGCCgcagaggaggaggcggaggcgccGGCGGCGGAGGGGGGCGGCGGCAAGACGCACTGCGAGGGGTGCTGGGCCGCCGGCGGGGGCGCGGCCGCCCGAGTGAAGCTGGTGACCGGCGGGAGCCGGTGGTTGAACATGACCATGCTGGGGGGGAAGGTGGGCTCCATGGCCGCCGCCCTCTTGCTGCCGCCACCGAGGAAGCCGCTGCCGAGTTTCATCCCCCAGGAAGCCGGGCCGGGGAGGAGGCGCGGCCCAGAGGGGCTGCGGGACCCGCCGCTCGCCCGCAGCCGGACGCCGCTCGCTCAGGGTGCTGCTCAGCGCCGGTTCACCGAGCCGGCCCCGCCCGGGCGCATCGTCACCGCCCCACCCGCGCCGACGGGCAGCACCCGGCCCTGTCTGCACTTACGGCTCCCGCCGCCGCCTCCAGTCAAAAATAACGCCGCGTCCGCTCCACAATGGAATTAGCAGCCCCCGAGCGCGACACTGCGCATGTGCGGCGCGCGGCATGCTGGGAACGACCCAGTCAGGAGGGCCGCGCTGGGCGGGCAGCGCTCGGCAGCCAGTGCGCAGGCGTAACAgaaccccaccaccctgcccccctTCGCACCCATCAGCcatctctgccctgcagcccctccggCCGCCTGGGCTGCGCCCGGGGGCAGAGGCCGAGGGGGAGGGGATTGCACCTCGTTGCTGGGGGAGGCCCGGGATTGccattgccccagccctgctctgcacccagtACGGGTAACGGACTGTGCGCTCACCGTAGCCACACGCAGCCGGGTGCCACCCTCCAGAGCACGTTGTCCTACACCTGTGCCTCGCCGCCGGCGCTGGTCCCAGCGCGAGCCCGCAGGCTGCGTTTCGCAGTGCAGCGAGCCGAGCCCGATGGAGAAGCCCCGTGAAGACACAAGCGAGCATGTGTGACGTTACCTCGGGGTGTTGTGGCCTAAGTGCCCTGTTACGCAGCCCAGGGTAGAACACAGCCAGCTAACGGTGGTTCAGACCTGTTCGTGTAACCCACGTGTGGCGGGGTGTGACAGGTCTCCCTCGTGAGCCTGCATCGTAACCGGGCTTCTCGGGCATGTTCAGCCAACGCAGCCGAACTGATACGAGGCGGCGGGGGACGACGACACACACCGTTTTTCTCCCACCAACACTAGGCCTAATACAAGTAAAACCACGTGTGCATCTTCACTCCTGCAACGTATCTGTAGGATTGGGATAGAGATATAAATGCGTATTGTTTTTGTCGTCAGACTCAAAAATAATTACTTTGACATGCATGCATTTATTAATCCCCTTCTACACACGAAGAAATTAATAGTTTATGTATTTATAAGAAACCAGATTCCGATATCCTTAGTGAGTTAGCATCATATTGCACTGACTTCATTGACATTAATAGAACCACTCCTGAAATATTACTTAAGAGTAAGGATATCCAAATTTGGCGTATTGATTGTATATGTGTATACATTCATAACATGCATACTTGCTTGTGGGCATTTCATCTGAAATCTGAAAAGTGCAAATTGGAAAGCACAGTCAGATAGTTCACCCTTTCTTTCGGAAAAAAATAGCACAGAGTAAGAGAGCGCAGTTAAAGAAAACTGTGCAAGCAAATTAATTGTACATTTAGAGAACTGATCATTAATATACCTGAAGACCACTACATAATTCCTCTCAGATCAGTACAGCCCAATTGCAACACACTTTAAGCACACAGTTGTAACAGATATGCACATGCCTGATTAATGGTGCTGCTTGCCATTTTAGTTGCATAGATGAAAATCCCTTCACTATTActaggtttggcagaatttgattttgattttttttgtaattttgacaTACATAAATGTATATTTCAagcatttttttcagcttttatctatttaaattttcacagttgcagaaaattaCCATTAATGACAGTACACACAGGTATAAAAAGTTAAAGCCttataactattaaaacacaaattgtcaacatcacatcagCATCTACAAAGTAAATATCATTAAACTAAActaagaagttctcaagcagcatttctctttgcctatctgtacatttctattattattgatggagattttttgtcagtgtgtgtgtgtattcggTGAAATCAACGTTAACTGACATTTACtagtaaaaatctaatccttccaaatgTAATTATAATGGACTGATGCAACTCCAGAAACACATTCACAATCACaccactttaatttttttaaaaaaacctcttcatGAAAGATTACAGctgacatttttcttcattttcactaGTGTTAAACTAGATACGCAGCCTTGACTACTActaacttttgaaaaaaattatgttTAATTTCCAACCATTGATTCCCaaagcttatttatttatttatttcaatgggttttTAATATGGCATCCCAAATATAATATGCACCCAGGTGTATTAGTAACTTCCTACTGAACtgattaaaacttttttttcccccatgaatgGAACTGTAAGGGCACAAACTATAACAacaacatttggatttttttacattccatttgagatatatatatatatttatgataTATATTTTATCACCTTTAAAGATCATGAAGTAATTTCCAGAGGCCTATTTGCAGCTATTAGAAAGTCTTGCAGTAGATTTTAAAAGTCTTCCAAAATATATAAAAGATGTAAATATTAAACCTGGGATATAAGACGTTTCTATACCCTACAGAATTTTGAAGTCAGTTATTAAGACAGACTAGTTCTTGCTACATTTCATGTAACTCTAAATGCAATTCCATTTAAACGGCATGCAAACTAAAACTTAGTTATATATAAAAACCAACTTGAATTGTGAAAGTTTAAGACTGTCAAGTGTAACTAAGTGTTAAAAAAAAGACTAGGAATTCAAAAACTTAAAAGCAGCAGTAAAATATTAGTCAATGCCTATGAGAAATGAGTCTGTCCCTTTATTCAGGGTGTCTATGTTTAATGGTAAGATGGGATGCATATAAGCTAGTCCAAGCATGAAGGGCAGTAGGACACTCATATGGAAAGCCAACTTTGTCCCTCAGTTATCAAGATAAGAAACCTGTCATTTCTCTCATTCACTCTGTCAGCCTTGAGATACTCTAAGCAGACTTACCTCTGTGTTGTACACCCCATATATCAGGAAGATGAAGAGACCCTGTAAAATAAAATGGAGGGAAAAAGCTGTTAACTCTAATCATTTCAGCAGTAGAAATACCTGAAATAAACTTTCCTGGGAACAGACAAAAGAAGACACACTTCATCAAGGtcaatttatttttctatttttcaacATTATAAGCTGTATCTTGAGCATTTATTTGATAATGTGGGAGTACATTGCCTACAATATTTGTGCTATTCAACTGTTTGGCAATAAAATATTCAGGACTAAAGAATCTAAAATGTTAATTAGAAAAATTTATGTCACACCTGAATGGTCTTTTGaacatgaaataaaaaaacatcaaaaatgcGATTAAAACATACTAAGAAAAgagcaaatatttatatttctaaatatcttttaaaatgcaATCAGTAAAAAGTTTATCGTTTATTACCATGttctataataaaaatatatgtatgcaTGCATACATATGTTTGTGTTTGatatatagatacatacacacctaaaatcacaaatattcaacttttaaaatgaaactaaaaTAGCAATAAAGTGAGAGATGTAGGATTATAAGGAAAAGTATAGAGAAAAGTAACAACAATTAAATGAAATAGCTAAATTGTTCAATATTAATCAGAGATCTCTGTCTTGACAGTAGGGAGTATGAACTCTCAAGGCAGACTTAGACAATACAAAATATTACAGAACAGTATATTCTAACCATGATTTATCAAAGCCAATATATTTATAAGCTTCTTCAAATCTGACTAGCATCAGACAATAAACAAGCAAAAAGACATTCTGGACTTTTGTGGGGGCTCTGTGCAGTCTTTTCACAGGGATCTATTTGCAATATCAAGGGCTGAGTTAATATACTGTTAATTCTTCCAAAGACCAATTACAGACAAGATCCTTCAAAATATGAGCAAAATACATCAATTAGGAACAAAGCAAATCAGAAAAACGTTATAAAGTTGTAGAAGTACTTTCTTAGGGAAACTTTTCAGTAACTTGAGTTCAACACCTCTGGTATAATTACCctgaagaaataaaaaaggaGTCTCATATTTGCACCCAGAATTTTGAATTCATATGTGGGCCTACCCTAAGTTGTaagaactttgttttgttttttccattggCATATACAAGCTGCCTGTAACACTATGACACCTTGGGTTTTCTGAAGTTACAGATTTTAAGTTCtatataaaaattatttaaacacaGCTAGGGTATTCTTGCAGTTGTTACATCATCAGAATTACTGTATCAAGAAATATTGAACTATAAGGGAGATTATGCATATTTAGTATTTCCCCAGGTTACACAGCATGGAAGTTAAACTCTTGAGGGGGAGAATAAGATtaattaatttataataaaataattaagaaatattAAACTCCAGTTCACCTttctggggtgtttttttcataATGAAAGCAGTTTATTTTAATGATACATAGACTGATACAAAGGACAGACATCTGGTTCGGGCTATATTGTACACTTAGTATTGAACATTCTGCACTTTTATATTGTGCTTTTGTttgcaaaataataaaattcTGCAAACATGGCAATTCATGTAAGTGAAGTTACTtacgtgcataagtgtttgcaaaatTGGGTCCTAATTTTGCTTTCAAATAAGGGGGAGCATAAAATTTCTTATGGGGAACATATAGTGTAAAACACAAGGATTAATTAATTTTAGTATATCATTGGCTTCTCTCAGAGAAGAATTTGAAATCCATGTTGCTTAGACTACAGGAGTAGATTAGCCTAAATTTACATATTTCAGTAACTGAAATAAAATTCAGAGATGCATGAAATATAGTTACAGAAAGTAAAATAATTATGGTTATATGATAGGTAGTAACAAGAAATAAATAATGTATGAAATTTAAATTGAATGTTCAAACTTTACTAACCAATAATCAAATGAAGTTAGTATGATACACAGTAATCCAAGCAGTAGTACAATTGTTATTACAAAGCTGAAATACTATGTGACTTTTTTCTAATATTCTGTACAGAGAATTATTGTATAAACATGGATCCTTTATACAGACCTGAAGGTCAATCAAGCTTATGCCAATTAGTATTGAAGACTGTCATTGACAATTAACATTAAGATAAAAgttataaatttaaataaatttgaaCATTATTATTTATGGCCACATATGGACTGAACatatgcagctgcacaggactAAGAGGAGGAGTAAGATACACACCTGTATGGCCTCCTCACATCTCTGTTGCAGGTGTAAAAGCAGGAGCTGAACTCTTGGGACTTCTCTTTCCAGATAGGTGGACAGGGagtgggtggggcggggcaggaaagATGAGTTGACACAGGGAAAGCAGTAAGCTGTTATTGGTAAGAACAAATAGATTACTACTCCATGGGAACAGGGAAGGAATTGTGCCTCTCTTAGTACAGATACTCATCTAAAAAGTCCCTTCATTAATAGGCATAGAAGACacacttattttattatttgtattacaatagcacctaatGACCCCAAGTGAGGTTGGGATCCCATTCTGCTAAGTACGGTACAAATACAGAATAAGAGTCCCTCCCTTGAAAAGTTCacagtctaaatggacaagacagacaaagggtaggggaAAGGGTAGAACATACAAGCGGAGCTGAGTCTCATTTTCCAAGAGTTCAACAGAAATGTTTGACACCTCTCCTCTGTTGTTTTATCTAGAAGTTCCCACCAGTCCTTCAGATCAGCTAGGGGCTACTACTCTGCCTTTTGGACTTTGAAAAACACAACCATTGTTGCTCTGTCTAGTGTTTACTCAGAAAACCTCTTTAACTGGGGCTCTCTCTTGGGTGTAAATCAGTTGTTTATCTTTAAACCTCAACTGTTCTCATCAAAATTGTCCTTCCTACCATTTATAAGACAGCCCATGGACAactattatatttatataatataattatatatatatatataaataatatttataagACAGCCCATGGACAACTTTAACTATTCCTCAAAATCTGTTCTACCTTGGTTAGTAACAGTTGACGTATTAAAAGTCCATTTGGAGTTAGAGCAAGAAAGCCCTGAGGCCCAGTTCCTTTATCAGAACATTCACCCCATGATTTATCATTTGTTCCTTCAATCTGCTGCTATTTGAAATTTGctaaaagcttttttttattGACAATATATTTGTAAGATTTGA
This window of the Eretmochelys imbricata isolate rEreImb1 chromosome 8, rEreImb1.hap1, whole genome shotgun sequence genome carries:
- the ZNF281 gene encoding zinc finger protein 281 isoform X3, with protein sequence MKLGSGFLGGGSKRAAAMEPTFPPSMVMFNHRLPPVTSFTRAAAPPPAAQHPSQCVLPPPPSAAGASASSSAAAEPPAPPPPQDVTFKKEPAGAFPSSSSQRSPWGFLQSLVSIKQEKPSEEEQQQHYGGLFGGAGEERHPALGSGSGEGASQSVIQDLSLLHHLHHHPHRDLLLSGRSESTPGGSDEPKHDTHGKKAKRPKPESQGIKAKRKQSASSKPPLVGDTEAAILSSSQKPHVCEHCSAAFRSSYHLRRHVLIHTGERPFQCSQCSMGFIQKYLLQRHEKIHSREKPFGCDQCSMKFIQKYHMERHKRTHSGEKPYKCDTCQQYFSRTDRLLKHRRTCGEAIGKAGAGMEPGSSNHNMGSLAVLSQGSTSSSRRKSKTKSISIENKGHKSSNKVTESQVASNMTMQNYAVEIPVVSSSGSLVGAGMEELQKKVPKLVFKKGNRKNADKSYLNFVSPLPDIIGQKPLPGKQSGSLGIVTNTGVEAIGLLQNAGGKPGQISSNYDDAMQFSKKRRYLQTASSNSAFSINVGHMASQQSVIQSAGVSVMDNEAPLSLIDSTSLNTEMKSCHDKSGIPDEVLQSLLDQYSHKSEGQKEDPFSITEQRVDLHTSGEHSEMVQEENLSPNSQTASNDKASMLQEYSKYLQQAFERTTNSTGFAFGPSFQFVSLSSTLHNHSLFQDKQIYTTSPLECGFSQSVTSVLPTALPKPPFGMLLGSQPGFYLSALEATHQQLTPSQELDDLIDSQKNLETSSNYQSTSQKLSSQKEQKNLESSTSFQIPPQELASQIDPQKDVEPRATYQIENFAQAFGSQFKLGSRVPMTFITNSNGEVDHRIRTSVSDFSGYTNMMSDVNEPCSTRVKTPTSQSYR
- the ZNF281 gene encoding zinc finger protein 281 isoform X1, whose amino-acid sequence is MKLGSGFLGGGSKRAAAMEPTFPPSMVMFNHRLPPVTSFTRAAAPPPAAQHPSQCVLPPPPSAAGASASSSAAAEPPAPPPPQDVTFKKEPAGAFPSSSSQRSPWGFLQSLVSIKQEKPSEEEQQQHYGGLFGGAGEERHPALGSGSGEGASQSVIQDLSLLHHLHHHPHRDLLLSGRSESTPGGSDEPKHDTHGKKAKRPKPESQGIKAKRKQSASSKPPLVGDTEAAILSSSQKPHVCEHCSAAFRSSYHLRRHVLIHTGERPFQCSQCSMGFIQKYLLQRHEKIHSREKPFGCDQCSMKFIQKYHMERHKRTHSGEKPYKCDTCQQYFSRTDRLLKHRRTCGEAIGKAGAGMEPGSSNHNMGSLAVLSQGSTSSSRRKSKTKSISIENKGHKSSNKVTESQVASNMTMQNYAVEIPVVSSSGSLVGAGMEELQKKVPKLVFKKGNRKNADKSYLNFVSPLPDIIGQKPLPGKQSGSLGIVTNTGVEAIGLLQNAGGKPGQISSNYDDAMQFSKKRRYLQTASSNSAFSINVGHMASQQSVIQSAGVSVMDNEAPLSLIDSTSLNTEMKSCHDKSGIPDEVLQSLLDQYSHKSEGQKEDPFSITEQRVDLHTSGEHSEMVQEENLSPNSQTASNDKASMLQEYSKYLQQAFERTTNSTGFAFGPSFQFVSLSSTLHNHSLFQDKQIYTTSPLECGFSQSVTSVLPTALPKPPFGMLLGSQPGFYLSALEATHQQLTPSQELDDLIDSQKNLETSSNYQSTSQKLSSQKEQKNLESSTSFQIPPQELASQIDPQKDVEPRATYQIENFAQAFGSQFKLGSRVPMTFITNSNGEVDHRIRTSVSDFSGYTNMMSDVNEPCSTRVKTPTSQSYRQSSDLRHNWFLKIAS
- the ZNF281 gene encoding zinc finger protein 281 isoform X2 — its product is MKLGSGFLGGGSKRAAAMEPTFPPSMVMFNHRLPPVTSFTRAAAPPPAAQHPSQCVLPPPPSAAGASASSSAAAEPPAPPPPQDVTFKKEPAGAFPSSSSQRSPWGFLQSLVSIKQEKPSEEEQQQHYGGLFGGAGEERHPALGSGSGEGASQSVIQDLSLLHHLHHHPHRDLLLSGRSESTPGGSDEPKHDTHGKKAKRPKPESQGIKAKRKQSASSKPPLVGDTEAAILSSSQKPHVCEHCSAAFRSSYHLRRHVLIHTGERPFQCSQCSMGFIQKYLLQRHEKIHSREKPFGCDQCSMKFIQKYHMERHKRTHSGEKPYKCDTCQQYFSRTDRLLKHRRTCGEAIGKAGAGMEPGSSNHNMGSLAVLSQGSTSSSRRKSKTKSISIENKGHKSSNKVTESQVASNMTMQNYAVEIPVVSSSGSLVGAGMEELQKKVPKLVFKKGNRKNADKSYLNFVSPLPDIIGQKPLPGKQSGSLGIVTNTGVEAIGLLQNAGGKPGQISSNYDDAMQFSKKRRYLQTASSNSAFSINVGHMASQQSVIQSAGVSVMDNEAPLSLIDSTSLNTEMKSCHDKSGIPDEVLQSLLDQYSHKSEGQKEDPFSITEQRVDLHTSGEHSEMVQEENLSPNSQTASNDKASMLQEYSKYLQQAFERTTNSTGFAFGPSFQFVSLSSTLHNHSLFQDKQIYTTSPLECGFSQSVTSVLPTALPKPPFGMLLGSQPGFYLSALEATHQQLTPSQELDDLIDSQKNLETSSNYQSTSQKLSSQKEQKNLESSTSFQIPPQELASQIDPQKDVEPRATYQIENFAQAFGSQFKLGSRVPMTFITNSNGEVDHRIRTSVSDFSGYTNMMSDVNEPCSTRVKTPTSQSYRYPPCRSCC